In Janthinobacterium rivuli, a single genomic region encodes these proteins:
- a CDS encoding type III pantothenate kinase, with amino-acid sequence MLLIDAGNTRIKWALVAADSAAGGWLASGAVAHAQIDTLAAQWATLAIHEVLLSNVAGAIIGARLRAMLPVAARDFASLPQLAGLTNGYRTPSQLGCDRFAAAIGAHALAPGQAVIVANCGTATTIDAITADGVFLGGMILPGLGLMASSLARNTAQLPQIASDAALPAGFADNTDDAILSGCLAAQAGAIERAVRMHGASACLLSGGAAARIAPALALAVPLHLVDNIVMLGLQAAARAGAAGTQGNHVC; translated from the coding sequence ATGCTGCTGATCGACGCCGGCAATACACGCATCAAATGGGCACTCGTGGCCGCCGACAGTGCCGCCGGCGGCTGGCTGGCCAGCGGCGCCGTCGCGCATGCGCAGATCGACACGCTGGCCGCGCAATGGGCGACACTCGCCATTCATGAGGTGCTGCTGTCGAATGTGGCAGGCGCCATCATCGGCGCGCGCCTGCGCGCCATGCTGCCAGTCGCTGCCCGCGACTTTGCCTCGCTGCCGCAGCTGGCGGGCCTGACGAACGGCTACCGCACGCCATCGCAGCTGGGCTGCGACCGCTTTGCCGCCGCCATCGGCGCGCACGCGCTGGCGCCTGGCCAGGCCGTCATCGTCGCCAATTGCGGCACGGCCACCACCATCGACGCCATCACGGCCGATGGCGTTTTCCTCGGCGGGATGATCTTGCCGGGACTGGGATTGATGGCCAGCTCGCTGGCGCGCAATACGGCGCAACTGCCGCAAATCGCCAGCGACGCCGCGCTGCCGGCCGGCTTTGCCGACAACACGGACGACGCCATCCTCTCCGGCTGCCTGGCGGCCCAGGCGGGCGCCATCGAACGGGCCGTGCGCATGCACGGCGCCAGCGCCTGTCTGTTGTCGGGCGGCGCCGCAGCACGCATCGCGCCGGCCCTGGCGCTGGCGGTACCGCTGCACCTGGTCGATAATATCGTCATGCTCGGCCTGCAGGCGGCTGCGCGCGCCGGGGCCGCAGGAACACAAGGAAACCACGTATGCTGA
- a CDS encoding SPOR domain-containing protein has product MLKFVFWLLAGVNLLVLAIGQGYLGSFRTETREPARLKNQLQANKLSLLTQEQATASAAPPAAEEAAKPAAAPAPPPSYACTEVGNFLLADGRRFEAQVAALDLGDRQSRRNVAGQDISSYMVYIPPQGSKEGADRKAGELKQLGVTNYFIMNESSPLRWGISLGVFKSETSAQSQLASLNKQGVHSARVAPRYSASKQFAYQFRDLDAATRARLEKIKTQFPEQELRTCK; this is encoded by the coding sequence ATGCTGAAATTCGTCTTCTGGCTGCTGGCCGGCGTCAACCTGCTGGTGCTGGCCATCGGCCAGGGTTATCTGGGCAGTTTTCGCACGGAGACGCGCGAGCCGGCGCGCCTGAAAAACCAGCTGCAAGCGAATAAACTCAGCTTGCTGACGCAGGAGCAGGCCACGGCGTCCGCCGCGCCGCCAGCCGCCGAAGAGGCTGCGAAGCCTGCGGCGGCACCGGCGCCGCCGCCATCGTATGCCTGTACGGAAGTGGGCAATTTCCTGCTGGCGGACGGGCGCCGCTTCGAGGCGCAAGTGGCGGCACTGGACCTGGGCGACCGCCAGTCGCGCCGCAACGTGGCAGGCCAGGACATTTCCAGCTACATGGTGTACATCCCGCCGCAGGGCAGCAAGGAAGGCGCCGACCGCAAGGCCGGCGAATTGAAGCAGCTGGGCGTGACGAATTACTTCATCATGAATGAAAGCAGCCCGCTGCGCTGGGGCATTTCACTGGGCGTATTCAAGTCGGAAACCAGCGCGCAAAGCCAGCTGGCATCACTCAACAAACAGGGCGTGCACAGCGCCCGCGTCGCACCGCGCTACAGCGCCAGCAAGCAGTTCGCTTACCAGTTCCGCGACCTCGACGCCGCCACGCGCGCCCGGCTGGAGAAAATCAAAACGCAATTCCCGGAGCAGGAATTGCGCACCTGTAAATGA
- a CDS encoding DUF4390 domain-containing protein yields MPRAHAADMVDITRAYIESGEEGYKLAATYSFELNHDLDDAVQHGVPLYFTTEIELTRPRWYWFDEKAIVARQTSKLSYNVLTRQYHVSGVGLQQSFPTLDDALFLIRRPSRWLVARRGELKVGQTYNVTLRMGMDRDYLPKPIQVNAFNNSDWRLASNKKTFLYTAE; encoded by the coding sequence ATGCCACGCGCGCATGCCGCCGACATGGTCGACATCACCCGTGCCTACATCGAGTCGGGCGAAGAGGGCTACAAGCTGGCCGCCACGTATTCCTTCGAGCTCAATCACGACCTCGATGACGCGGTACAGCATGGCGTACCGCTGTATTTCACGACAGAAATCGAACTGACCCGGCCCCGCTGGTACTGGTTCGATGAAAAAGCCATCGTGGCGCGCCAGACCAGCAAGCTGTCCTACAACGTGCTCACGCGCCAGTATCATGTGTCGGGCGTCGGCTTGCAGCAAAGCTTCCCCACCCTCGACGATGCGCTGTTCCTGATCCGCCGTCCCAGCCGCTGGCTGGTGGCGCGGCGCGGCGAGCTGAAAGTGGGGCAGACGTATAACGTCACCTTGCGCATGGGCATGGACCGCGACTACCTGCCCAAGCCGATACAGGTCAATGCCTTCAATAACAGCGACTGGCGCCTGGCTTCGAATAAAAAAACCTTCTTGTATACGGCGGAGTAG
- the argS gene encoding arginine--tRNA ligase: MLAQQKQEIIALFQAALAPVLAGTSLAPAVVLERPRDASHGDVACNIAMQLAKQLKQNPRELAQTIVSAVLANPAGKGLIEAVEIAGPGFINVRVSNAAKQAVVKTILSEADGYGRSTAGAGKQVILEFVSANPTGPLHVGHGRQAALGDALSSLFDAQGYQVTREFYYNDAGVQIQTLANSVQARARGFKPGDAEWPESAYNGDYIADIANDFKAGKTVSASDGQPASANGNVEDIDSIRPFAVTYLRNEQDIDLQAFGVKFDNYYLESSLYADGKVNSAVETLIKAGHTYEQDGALWLRTTDFGDDKDRVMRKTDGTYTYFVPDVAYHLVKWQRGFVQAINIQGSDHHGTIARVRAGLQAVDMGIPQGYPDYVLHKMVTVMKDGEEVKISKRAGSYVTVRDLIEWSGGGDIAKGRDAVRFFLISRKADTEFVFDVDVALKTTDENPVYYVQYAHARICRILENWGGDESAVANVDLSPLTAPTEATLLATLAAYPEMLARAQAELGPHQVAFYLRDLAANLHSFYFAEKVLVEDEAVKMARLALVIAARQVLRNGLALIGVSAPNKM, translated from the coding sequence ATGCTCGCCCAACAGAAACAAGAAATCATCGCCCTGTTCCAGGCCGCCCTCGCTCCCGTCCTGGCCGGCACTTCGCTAGCGCCTGCCGTGGTGCTCGAGCGACCACGCGATGCATCGCATGGCGACGTCGCCTGCAATATCGCCATGCAACTGGCCAAGCAGCTGAAACAGAATCCCCGCGAACTGGCGCAAACCATCGTCAGCGCCGTGCTGGCCAACCCGGCCGGCAAGGGCCTGATCGAGGCAGTGGAAATCGCTGGCCCCGGCTTCATCAACGTGCGTGTGTCAAACGCCGCCAAGCAGGCCGTGGTGAAAACCATCCTGAGCGAAGCCGACGGCTATGGCCGCAGCACGGCAGGCGCCGGCAAGCAGGTCATCCTGGAATTCGTCTCGGCCAACCCGACCGGTCCGCTGCACGTGGGCCACGGCCGCCAGGCGGCCCTGGGCGACGCCCTGTCCTCGCTGTTCGACGCGCAAGGCTACCAGGTGACGCGCGAGTTCTACTATAACGACGCAGGCGTGCAGATCCAGACCCTGGCCAATTCCGTGCAGGCGCGCGCGCGCGGCTTCAAGCCCGGCGATGCCGAATGGCCAGAGTCCGCCTACAACGGCGACTACATCGCCGACATCGCCAACGACTTCAAGGCCGGCAAGACCGTCTCGGCCAGCGATGGCCAGCCGGCTTCGGCCAATGGCAACGTGGAAGACATCGATTCGATCCGCCCGTTCGCCGTGACTTACCTGCGCAACGAGCAGGACATCGACTTGCAGGCGTTTGGCGTGAAGTTCGACAATTACTACCTGGAATCGTCGCTGTACGCGGACGGCAAGGTCAATAGCGCCGTCGAAACCCTGATCAAGGCGGGCCACACCTACGAGCAGGATGGCGCGCTGTGGCTGCGCACCACCGACTTCGGCGACGACAAGGACCGCGTGATGCGCAAGACGGACGGCACCTACACGTATTTCGTGCCGGACGTCGCGTACCACCTGGTGAAATGGCAGCGCGGCTTCGTGCAAGCCATCAATATTCAGGGCAGCGACCACCACGGCACCATCGCGCGCGTGCGCGCCGGCCTGCAGGCCGTCGACATGGGCATCCCGCAAGGCTACCCCGACTACGTGCTGCACAAGATGGTCACCGTCATGAAGGACGGCGAAGAAGTCAAGATTTCGAAGCGCGCCGGCTCCTACGTGACCGTGCGCGACCTGATCGAATGGTCGGGCGGCGGCGACATCGCCAAGGGCCGCGACGCCGTGCGCTTCTTCCTGATCTCGCGCAAGGCCGACACGGAATTCGTCTTCGACGTCGACGTGGCGCTGAAAACTACCGATGAAAACCCCGTCTATTACGTGCAGTACGCGCATGCGCGCATCTGCCGCATCCTGGAAAACTGGGGCGGCGATGAAAGCGCGGTCGCCAACGTCGACCTTTCCCCACTGACGGCGCCGACCGAAGCGACCCTGCTGGCGACCCTGGCCGCCTACCCGGAAATGCTGGCGCGCGCGCAAGCCGAACTGGGACCGCACCAGGTCGCCTTCTATCTGCGCGACCTGGCCGCCAACCTGCACAGCTTCTACTTCGCCGAAAAAGTGCTGGTCGAGGACGAAGCCGTCAAGATGGCCCGCCTGGCCCTCGTCATCGCCGCGCGCCAGGTACTGCGCAACGGCCTGGCACTGATCGGCGTATCCGCGCCAAACAAAATGTAA
- a CDS encoding thiol:disulfide interchange protein DsbA/DsbL, with the protein MRFLKNILIAAALCTAAMGASASPADPKNGVEYETLPTPQVTEAGKKIEVTEFFAYYCPHCNVLEPQLAAWVKKQGDNIVFKRVHVSRDDSVAPQQRLFFTLQAMGLVDKLHTSVFHAMHVERNRLNTDDAVFDFVAKQGVDRQKFIDTYRSMGVSARVRRADAMMQGYNVTFWPMIAIDGRYITSPSQADQGSKSAKNEEQLNAQALSVMDVLVAKAKAEKK; encoded by the coding sequence ATGCGTTTTCTGAAGAACATCCTGATCGCCGCCGCACTGTGCACGGCCGCCATGGGCGCATCGGCCTCGCCGGCAGACCCGAAAAACGGCGTCGAGTACGAAACCCTGCCCACGCCGCAGGTGACGGAAGCGGGCAAGAAAATCGAAGTGACGGAATTCTTCGCCTATTACTGCCCGCATTGCAACGTGCTCGAACCGCAACTGGCCGCCTGGGTCAAGAAACAGGGCGACAACATCGTCTTCAAGCGCGTGCACGTGTCGCGCGATGACAGCGTGGCGCCGCAGCAGCGGCTGTTCTTCACCCTGCAAGCCATGGGCCTGGTCGACAAGCTGCACACCAGCGTCTTCCACGCCATGCACGTGGAACGCAACCGCCTGAACACCGACGACGCCGTTTTCGATTTCGTCGCCAAACAGGGCGTGGACCGCCAGAAATTCATCGACACCTACCGTTCCATGGGTGTCTCGGCCCGCGTGCGCCGCGCGGACGCCATGATGCAAGGTTATAACGTGACGTTCTGGCCCATGATCGCCATCGATGGCCGCTACATCACCTCGCCGTCGCAAGCCGATCAGGGCAGCAAATCGGCCAAGAACGAAGAGCAGCTGAACGCCCAGGCGCTCAGCGTGATGGACGTGCTGGTCGCGAAAGCCAAAGCGGAAAAGAAATAA
- a CDS encoding biotin--[acetyl-CoA-carboxylase] ligase, which yields MTKHSDLNSAAIAAHCATGASHVAIEVVDETGSTNADLLARCATLAGPTLRIAGQQTAGRGRAGRPWVSQADASLMFSLAWRFKGPLHQLVGLPLAVGVALAETMTSLGVPVQLKWPNDMLKDGHKLAGILVETQQAADGAVWAVIGCGINLLMPDALEQQIGRSVSAVPWLAQMERNTLVAGLLSRLAGVLAEFDDTGFAPFAERWNALHAWQGQHVKILDNGQLLQQGVAAGVDQLGRLLLRSDGGLQEVMSGDVSLRLLGE from the coding sequence ATGACGAAGCACTCAGACCTGAACAGCGCGGCCATCGCCGCCCATTGCGCCACGGGCGCCTCCCACGTGGCCATCGAAGTGGTCGACGAAACGGGATCGACCAACGCCGACCTGCTGGCGCGCTGCGCCACCCTGGCCGGTCCCACCCTGCGCATCGCCGGCCAGCAGACGGCCGGACGTGGGCGCGCCGGGCGGCCGTGGGTGTCGCAGGCGGACGCCAGCCTGATGTTCTCGCTGGCCTGGCGCTTCAAGGGACCGCTGCACCAGCTGGTGGGATTGCCGCTGGCCGTCGGCGTGGCGCTGGCCGAGACCATGACGTCGCTGGGCGTGCCGGTGCAACTGAAGTGGCCGAATGATATGCTCAAGGATGGCCACAAGCTGGCCGGCATCCTCGTCGAGACGCAGCAGGCGGCCGATGGTGCCGTGTGGGCCGTGATCGGCTGCGGCATCAATCTGCTGATGCCCGATGCACTGGAACAGCAGATCGGGCGCAGCGTCTCGGCCGTGCCCTGGTTGGCGCAGATGGAACGCAATACCCTGGTGGCAGGGCTCTTGAGCCGCCTGGCCGGCGTGCTGGCCGAATTCGACGACACGGGCTTTGCGCCGTTTGCCGAACGCTGGAACGCGCTGCATGCGTGGCAAGGCCAGCACGTGAAAATCCTCGACAACGGCCAGCTGCTGCAGCAAGGCGTGGCGGCCGGCGTGGACCAGCTGGGCCGCCTGCTGCTGCGCAGCGATGGCGGGCTGCAGGAAGTCATGTCCGGCGACGTGTCCCTGCGCCTGCTGGGGGAGTAA
- a CDS encoding SDR family oxidoreductase, protein MQRVLYSVFITGASSGLGAALALQYARQGAHLGLLARRGDTLQQLIASLPHPERHRAYAVDVCDHAALKSAAADFIAHAGGIDVVIASAGVSYGTLSEHAEDLDAFARLIAINVTATVATFAPFIATMKSQGSGRLVGIGSVAGIRGLPGAEAYSASKAAVISYCESLRLELKPAGVKVVTITPGYIDTPMTRHNAYRMPFLMPAEKFAVRAARAIADGDSYRVIPWQMGVVAKLLRALPNAVYDRAFANAPHKARN, encoded by the coding sequence ATGCAACGCGTGCTTTACAGCGTATTCATCACGGGCGCGTCGAGCGGCTTGGGCGCCGCCCTGGCGCTGCAGTACGCGCGCCAGGGCGCCCATCTGGGCTTGCTGGCCCGCCGCGGCGACACGCTGCAGCAACTGATCGCCTCCCTGCCCCACCCTGAACGCCACCGCGCCTACGCCGTCGATGTGTGCGACCACGCCGCCCTGAAAAGCGCGGCCGCCGACTTCATCGCCCATGCCGGCGGCATCGACGTCGTCATCGCCAGCGCCGGCGTGTCCTACGGCACCCTGAGCGAGCACGCGGAAGACCTCGACGCCTTCGCGCGCCTGATCGCCATCAACGTCACGGCCACCGTCGCCACCTTCGCGCCCTTCATCGCTACCATGAAAAGCCAGGGCAGCGGCCGCCTGGTGGGCATCGGCAGCGTGGCCGGCATCCGCGGCCTGCCCGGCGCCGAAGCCTACAGCGCCTCGAAAGCGGCCGTCATCAGCTACTGCGAATCGCTGCGCCTGGAACTGAAGCCGGCTGGCGTCAAGGTCGTCACCATCACGCCCGGCTACATCGACACGCCGATGACGCGCCACAATGCCTACCGCATGCCCTTCCTGATGCCGGCCGAAAAATTCGCCGTGCGCGCCGCGCGCGCCATCGCCGACGGCGACAGCTACCGCGTGATCCCGTGGCAGATGGGCGTCGTCGCCAAGCTGCTGCGCGCGCTGCCCAATGCCGTCTACGACCGGGCCTTCGCGAATGCGCCGCACAAGGCGCGCAACTGA
- a CDS encoding SPOR domain-containing protein, with protein MNHASSYASRFSSTRRQQGNTLVGIIIGLVIGLGIAVVVALVITKGASPFTDKSGKAGKSTEPTAGQIADPNKPMYGNKEAAKEAARDFSKEPREIVTPTQPAAPAPAPAQQPKAPPPDALQELIGTLKDKPAPKTPAAAPAAPQAKADVKEAKADAASDKWIYYLQAGAFHDMSDAESTRGKLALLGFEAAISDRSTDAGVLHRVRVGPFNQLEAMNRARTKLSENGIDVAVVRNQK; from the coding sequence ATGAATCACGCTTCCTCTTACGCCAGCCGCTTCTCTTCGACCCGGCGCCAGCAGGGCAATACCCTGGTCGGCATCATCATCGGCCTGGTCATCGGCCTGGGCATCGCCGTGGTGGTCGCCCTGGTGATCACCAAGGGCGCCTCGCCCTTCACCGACAAGTCGGGCAAGGCCGGCAAATCGACCGAACCGACGGCCGGCCAGATCGCCGACCCGAACAAGCCGATGTACGGCAACAAGGAAGCGGCCAAGGAAGCGGCGCGCGACTTCTCCAAGGAGCCGCGCGAGATCGTCACGCCGACGCAGCCAGCCGCACCGGCACCGGCGCCAGCGCAGCAGCCAAAGGCGCCGCCGCCGGACGCGCTGCAGGAATTGATCGGTACGTTGAAGGACAAGCCGGCGCCGAAAACGCCGGCGGCAGCACCAGCAGCGCCGCAAGCCAAGGCCGACGTGAAAGAAGCCAAGGCCGATGCAGCCAGCGACAAATGGATTTATTATCTGCAGGCCGGCGCCTTCCATGACATGTCGGACGCCGAAAGCACGCGCGGCAAACTGGCGCTGCTCGGCTTCGAAGCGGCCATCAGCGACCGCAGCACCGACGCCGGCGTGCTGCACCGCGTGCGCGTCGGACCGTTCAACCAGCTCGAAGCGATGAACCGCGCGCGCACGAAACTGTCTGAAAACGGCATCGACGTCGCCGTCGTCCGCAACCAAAAATAA
- the rsmB gene encoding 16S rRNA (cytosine(967)-C(5))-methyltransferase RsmB, which translates to MNKRPTLKLKTKPAPGQAPAAPKLRPSYHPDLKPVLQPGFQPDLRADSLAFCLLGAANAVAQVRTGTALPQALAKVFMQSNASPQARGAIQDISYRTMRQLGRSETLVGLMTSKAPEPPMLAALLCCALSLMSAEPGEQPYEEFTVVDQAVTVATSHPDLAHAKGMVNAVLRRFLRERKSLLEAALQQPLAQWNYPQWWIDSLRLAYPRDWQAILTAGNAVPPLTLRVNRRKSTVEAYLAVLAEAGIAARQVGPFAVRLDKPIGVALIPGFEQGVVSVQDAGAQLAAPLLDLHDGMRVLDACAAPGGKTCHILELADVHVTAIDADAKRLPRIAENLERLGLDATLKAQDAQSSAWWDGQQFDRILADVPCTASGIVRRHPDIRWLRRKGDAFQLATLSSKILDNLWQMLRPDGKLLFVTCSLWPQESEAQAAAFAVRNNATRLTAPGQLLPTGSAEQDHDGLFYALFQKNAA; encoded by the coding sequence ATGAACAAGCGCCCCACGCTGAAATTGAAAACCAAGCCGGCGCCAGGCCAGGCGCCTGCCGCACCGAAACTGCGTCCCAGCTACCATCCCGACCTGAAACCGGTCTTGCAGCCAGGCTTCCAACCCGATTTGCGCGCCGACTCGCTGGCGTTTTGCCTGCTGGGCGCGGCCAATGCCGTGGCGCAAGTGCGCACGGGCACGGCCCTGCCGCAGGCGCTGGCCAAGGTGTTTATGCAATCGAACGCCAGCCCGCAGGCGCGCGGCGCGATCCAGGATATTTCCTATCGCACCATGCGCCAGCTGGGCCGCAGCGAAACCCTGGTCGGCCTGATGACGTCGAAGGCGCCCGAGCCGCCGATGCTGGCCGCGCTGCTGTGCTGTGCGCTGTCGCTGATGTCGGCCGAGCCGGGCGAGCAGCCGTACGAAGAATTCACGGTGGTGGACCAGGCCGTCACGGTCGCCACCTCGCACCCTGACCTGGCGCACGCCAAGGGCATGGTGAATGCCGTGCTGCGCCGTTTCTTGCGCGAGCGCAAATCCTTGCTGGAAGCGGCCCTGCAGCAGCCGTTGGCGCAATGGAATTATCCGCAGTGGTGGATCGACTCGCTGCGCCTGGCTTATCCGCGCGACTGGCAAGCCATTTTGACGGCCGGCAATGCCGTGCCGCCCTTGACCCTGCGCGTGAACCGCCGCAAGAGTACGGTCGAAGCGTATCTGGCCGTGCTGGCGGAGGCGGGCATTGCCGCGCGCCAGGTGGGACCGTTCGCCGTGCGCCTGGACAAGCCGATCGGCGTGGCCCTGATTCCCGGCTTTGAGCAGGGCGTCGTCTCCGTGCAAGATGCTGGCGCGCAACTGGCCGCGCCGCTGCTGGACTTGCACGATGGCATGCGCGTGCTGGACGCCTGCGCGGCACCTGGCGGCAAGACGTGCCACATCCTGGAACTGGCCGACGTGCACGTGACGGCCATCGACGCGGACGCCAAGCGCCTGCCGCGCATCGCGGAAAACCTCGAGCGTCTGGGCCTGGACGCCACCCTGAAGGCGCAGGATGCGCAATCGAGCGCGTGGTGGGACGGCCAGCAGTTCGACCGCATCCTGGCCGACGTGCCGTGCACGGCCTCGGGCATCGTGCGCCGCCATCCGGACATTCGCTGGTTGCGCCGCAAGGGCGATGCGTTCCAACTTGCAACACTTTCATCCAAAATTCTGGACAACCTGTGGCAGATGCTGCGCCCCGATGGTAAATTGCTGTTCGTGACATGTTCATTGTGGCCGCAAGAATCCGAGGCACAGGCGGCGGCATTTGCGGTACGCAATAATGCAACCCGATTGACAGCGCCTGGCCAGCTGTTGCCGACTGGCAGCGCGGAGCAGGACCACGACGGTTTGTTCTATGCGCTCTTCCAAAAAAATGCGGCTTGA
- a CDS encoding sensor histidine kinase, with protein sequence MSQALRYLLVVGGGIVSILLFLLASASDNSGFFDRYYTWLLGLNAAVAVSLLALVGISLARLYARYKSGKFGSKLMTRLVMLFAAVGILPGLVIFLVSVQFVSHSIESWFNVKIEAALESGIELGRAGLDAALVELDHRGRKAVEEMGADPVAGPAVLTSLLREEGMQNAMLVSGDGVLLASAGPHSAADLPTPAMLVQAALPAGYASAEGGLELHDDGAESGGGGFRSGLPASLETAASLRLRVLVAVPGPSVSPRYLQLLQSVPPKLATNGEVLRAAYSEYKERFVARVGLRKMYMEILTLTLLLAIFGAIGSAFLIAGNLAQPLLLLAEGTRAVAEGDLSPRPIVATKDELGTLTQSFNIMTRQLLDARTAVESNRAALQNAKAHLESVLANMSAGVMVLDGDFKLVTCNESVERILQHSGMSMVGQPLAHIVGMEEFGGAIISAFTAQSAQSASGRNQQRLHWQRQIEIPRRLGSSADEHDITLLARGSRLPLESGSGYIVVFDDISDVISAQRSIAWGEVARRLAHEIKNPLTPIQLSAERLQMKLEGKLEQVDADLLNRATTTIVKQVDAMKRMVDDFRDYARTPPAVLTPLRLNELIEEILNLYLRGDDGDIIHPLLAPNLPMVMGDPTQLRQVIHNLLQNAQDAMADLPPDLPHPRIDVRTEAIHYRSADGGVNIAVRLAISDNGPGFAPKILARAFEPYVTSKARGTGLGLAMVKKIIDEHGGRIDIENRVDGNGASVVILLLKLAPDTPAQEFLA encoded by the coding sequence GTGAGTCAAGCATTGCGCTATCTGCTGGTGGTGGGCGGCGGCATTGTCAGTATCCTGCTGTTCCTGCTGGCGTCGGCTTCCGACAATTCCGGCTTTTTCGACCGTTACTACACCTGGCTGCTGGGCCTGAACGCGGCTGTCGCCGTGTCGCTGCTGGCGCTGGTGGGCATTTCCCTGGCCCGCCTGTACGCGCGCTACAAGAGCGGCAAGTTCGGCTCCAAGCTGATGACGCGCCTGGTGATGCTGTTCGCCGCCGTCGGCATCCTGCCGGGCCTGGTGATTTTCCTTGTGTCAGTGCAATTTGTTTCCCACTCGATCGAATCCTGGTTCAACGTCAAGATCGAAGCGGCGCTGGAATCGGGGATTGAGCTGGGCCGTGCCGGCCTCGACGCGGCCTTGGTCGAGCTCGACCACCGGGGCCGCAAGGCCGTCGAAGAAATGGGCGCCGACCCGGTGGCCGGCCCGGCCGTGCTGACCAGTCTGCTGCGCGAAGAGGGCATGCAAAATGCCATGCTCGTCAGCGGCGACGGTGTGCTGCTGGCCAGCGCCGGGCCGCACAGCGCGGCCGACTTGCCGACGCCGGCCATGCTGGTGCAGGCGGCCTTGCCGGCCGGCTATGCCTCGGCCGAAGGGGGGCTGGAGTTGCACGATGATGGCGCGGAATCGGGTGGCGGTGGTTTCCGCTCGGGCCTGCCAGCGTCGCTGGAAACGGCGGCCAGCCTGCGCCTGCGCGTGCTGGTAGCCGTGCCGGGACCGTCCGTCTCGCCCCGCTATTTGCAACTGCTGCAATCGGTGCCGCCCAAACTGGCGACGAACGGCGAAGTGCTGCGCGCCGCCTACAGCGAATACAAGGAACGTTTCGTCGCGCGCGTGGGCTTGCGCAAGATGTATATGGAAATTCTCACCCTGACCTTGCTGCTGGCCATCTTTGGCGCCATCGGCAGCGCTTTCCTGATCGCGGGCAACCTGGCCCAGCCCCTGCTGCTGCTGGCCGAAGGCACGCGCGCCGTGGCCGAGGGTGACCTGTCGCCGCGTCCCATCGTTGCCACCAAGGATGAACTGGGCACCTTGACGCAGTCGTTCAATATCATGACGCGCCAGTTGCTCGATGCGCGCACGGCTGTGGAAAGCAACCGCGCCGCCTTGCAAAACGCCAAGGCCCACCTGGAATCGGTGCTGGCGAACATGTCGGCCGGCGTGATGGTGCTCGACGGCGACTTCAAACTGGTGACCTGCAATGAATCGGTCGAGCGCATCCTGCAGCATTCGGGCATGAGCATGGTGGGCCAGCCGCTGGCGCATATTGTTGGAATGGAAGAGTTTGGCGGCGCGATCATCAGCGCCTTCACGGCGCAAAGCGCGCAATCGGCGTCGGGCCGCAACCAGCAGCGATTGCACTGGCAGCGGCAGATCGAGATTCCGCGCCGCCTGGGCAGTAGTGCCGACGAGCATGACATCACCTTGCTGGCGCGCGGCTCGCGCCTGCCGCTGGAGTCCGGCAGCGGCTACATCGTCGTCTTCGATGATATTTCCGACGTGATTTCCGCGCAGCGCTCGATCGCCTGGGGCGAGGTGGCGCGCCGCCTGGCGCATGAAATCAAGAATCCGCTCACGCCGATCCAGCTATCGGCCGAGCGCCTGCAGATGAAGCTCGAAGGCAAGCTGGAGCAAGTCGATGCCGACCTGCTCAACCGTGCCACCACCACCATCGTCAAGCAGGTCGATGCGATGAAGCGCATGGTCGACGACTTCCGCGACTATGCGCGCACGCCGCCGGCCGTGCTCACGCCGCTGCGCCTGAACGAGCTGATCGAGGAAATCCTGAACCTGTACCTGCGCGGCGACGATGGCGACATCATCCACCCGCTGCTGGCGCCGAATCTGCCGATGGTGATGGGCGATCCGACCCAGTTGCGCCAGGTGATCCATAACCTGCTGCAGAATGCGCAGGACGCGATGGCCGACCTGCCGCCGGACTTGCCGCATCCGCGGATTGACGTAAGGACGGAAGCAATTCATTATCGCAGTGCGGACGGCGGCGTGAATATCGCCGTGCGGCTGGCCATCAGCGACAATGGCCCTGGTTTCGCGCCAAAAATCCTGGCACGGGCTTTCGAGCCCTACGTGACCTCGAAGGCGCGCGGCACGGGATTGGGCCTGGCGATGGTCAAGAAAATTATCGATGAACACGGCGGACGCATCGATATCGAGAACCGGGTCGACGGCAATGGCGCTTCGGTGGTCATTTTGCTGTTAAAGTTAGCTCCCGACACTCCTGCCCAGGAATTCCTGGCATGA